In a genomic window of uncultured Flavobacterium sp.:
- a CDS encoding T9SS type A sorting domain-containing protein: MKKTLYLLFTIILTSSVYSQNLKSITYESWGNNNWINSSYVIKNYDKSDKITDDLSQRWDESSNSWKDSNSSNYEYNTNNLLDKIIYKSFDKTSNSLTFSLRASFTYINENKIDVLFYEEWTNNAWQNSSKNTSSYDSNVYLTSDLIQQWNDNNWKNNIKVDYSNNSDGLFTLITRQRWNDSSSKWENFSQSTFTYNSSKQVSVETMNVWENNKWIEKIIFTNSYDANGFLVNRLRQDWDDDLSIWINQYQSKYDNNQNGTIHQEIAEIWKKSSNSWENLSRATYKYDKNLGIADLTKSQLKIFPNPTTDFINVHHEESNDTKVSIIDALGSVILKENFVGNDFSVNVTNLNKNVYFIKLENGEKTQVKKFIKK, translated from the coding sequence ATGAAAAAAACACTTTACTTACTATTTACTATTATTTTAACTTCATCTGTTTACAGTCAAAATCTTAAAAGTATTACTTACGAAAGTTGGGGCAATAATAATTGGATAAACTCTTCTTATGTTATAAAAAATTATGATAAAAGTGACAAGATCACAGATGATTTAAGTCAACGGTGGGATGAGAGTTCTAATAGCTGGAAAGATTCTAACTCATCAAATTATGAATATAATACTAACAATCTACTAGATAAAATTATTTACAAATCATTTGATAAAACTTCAAATTCATTGACCTTCTCTCTAAGGGCTTCTTTCACTTATATCAATGAAAATAAAATAGATGTATTATTTTATGAAGAATGGACTAACAACGCTTGGCAAAATTCATCAAAAAATACTTCATCTTATGATTCAAATGTATATCTCACATCTGATTTAATACAGCAATGGAATGACAATAATTGGAAAAATAACATAAAGGTCGATTATTCAAATAATTCTGATGGATTATTTACTCTAATAACCCGACAAAGATGGAATGACTCCAGTTCTAAATGGGAAAATTTTTCGCAATCAACTTTTACTTATAATAGTTCAAAACAGGTTTCAGTAGAAACAATGAATGTATGGGAAAATAATAAGTGGATTGAGAAAATAATATTTACAAATTCATACGACGCAAATGGTTTTTTAGTGAATCGTTTACGTCAGGATTGGGATGATGATCTTTCAATATGGATTAATCAGTACCAAAGTAAATATGATAATAATCAAAACGGAACAATACATCAAGAGATTGCAGAAATATGGAAAAAATCATCCAATTCATGGGAAAACTTATCCCGTGCAACGTATAAATATGACAAAAATTTAGGAATCGCTGATTTAACTAAATCTCAACTCAAAATCTTTCCTAACCCAACAACTGATTTTATAAATGTTCATCATGAAGAATCAAACGATACCAAAGTTTCGATAATTGATGCTCTTGGAAGCGTTATTCTTAAAGAGAATTTTGTTGGAAATGACTTTTCGGTAAACGTGACGAATTTAAACAAAAACGTATATTTTATAAAGTTGGAGAATGGCGAAAAAACTCAGGTGAAAAAGTTTATTAAAAAATAA
- a CDS encoding PhzF family isomerase, which produces MKQLIVYQIDSFTKEKFKGNPAGVVVNADGLQDYEMQQIARELNNSETAFLFSPDSNDCDGVIRYFTPSIEVPICGHATIAAMYAKALEDNLDSCVLRMKTKIGILPFEIIKENGDYQVVMTQGSFELSPTFDDDITKKMIDALGLDVDDIDTKCPIQIASTGHSKVMIGIKSREKLNALSPKYSDLTELSKHINCNGYFVFTFDSDDKDILTYGRMFAPAIGINEDPVTGNANGPLGGYLVENNIVPFNDNKLEFNGRQGEKINRLGTISVKVLVENDKPALIQIKGDAVVVFKTIIEI; this is translated from the coding sequence ATGAAACAACTTATTGTATATCAAATAGATTCTTTTACAAAAGAAAAATTCAAAGGAAATCCTGCCGGAGTAGTTGTCAACGCAGATGGATTGCAGGATTATGAAATGCAGCAAATCGCGAGAGAATTAAATAACTCCGAAACTGCCTTTCTTTTCTCGCCAGACAGCAATGATTGCGATGGCGTAATACGATATTTTACTCCAAGTATTGAAGTTCCTATTTGTGGTCATGCTACAATTGCAGCAATGTACGCCAAAGCTCTCGAAGATAATTTGGATTCTTGCGTATTGAGAATGAAAACCAAAATTGGTATTCTGCCTTTTGAAATCATCAAAGAAAATGGCGATTATCAGGTTGTAATGACGCAAGGAAGTTTTGAACTTAGTCCAACATTTGACGACGATATTACTAAAAAAATGATCGACGCATTAGGACTTGATGTTGATGATATCGACACAAAATGTCCAATTCAAATTGCTTCTACAGGACATTCAAAAGTTATGATTGGAATTAAAAGCCGAGAAAAACTTAATGCTTTGTCTCCAAAATACAGCGACTTAACCGAATTAAGCAAACATATTAATTGCAATGGTTATTTTGTTTTTACATTCGATTCTGACGATAAAGATATCCTGACTTACGGCAGAATGTTTGCTCCAGCAATTGGTATAAATGAAGATCCTGTTACCGGAAATGCAAACGGACCTTTGGGCGGTTATTTGGTCGAAAATAATATTGTTCCTTTTAACGATAACAAACTTGAATTCAACGGAAGACAAGGCGAAAAAATAAACCGACTTGGCACAATATCAGTTAAAGTTTTGGTTGAAAATGATAAACCTGCATTAATTCAAATAAAAGGTGACGCCGTTGTTGTATTTAAAACCATAATAGAAATTTAA
- a CDS encoding cytochrome c, with the protein MIKPISLFLILFVGYFTLSLKPTDYKTIKKTIKTDPLYTKGQNIFKRDCASCHYIGMDKIATAPALGGITKLRKKDWLYSYTRNSYKMFEQGDKIAKENIAKGWGLMTAFPNLTNSDLDALYYFVEKRYEMSKKGVPLEK; encoded by the coding sequence ATGATTAAACCAATTTCTTTATTTCTAATTCTGTTTGTTGGTTATTTTACTTTATCATTAAAACCTACTGATTACAAAACGATTAAGAAAACCATTAAAACTGATCCACTTTATACAAAAGGGCAAAATATTTTTAAAAGAGATTGTGCTTCCTGTCACTACATTGGAATGGATAAAATAGCAACCGCTCCTGCTCTGGGCGGAATTACCAAATTGCGCAAAAAAGATTGGTTGTACAGTTATACCCGAAATTCGTATAAAATGTTTGAACAAGGCGATAAAATTGCCAAAGAAAATATCGCTAAAGGCTGGGGATTAATGACCGCATTTCCTAATCTCACCAATTCAGATCTGGATGCTCTTTATTACTTTGTTGAGAAAAGATATGAAATGTCAAAAAAAGGAGTTCCGCTTGAAAAATAA
- a CDS encoding helix-turn-helix transcriptional regulator, translating to MSTAAKPKHIGRNISRIRELRGMKQEALAEAIGLSQQTVSSIEGSEEVETKKLIEIAKVLGVTVEAIENFSEESVFNYFNTYYDTKDSVINAGNYNCTFNPLDKVIELYERLVQVEKDKNEYLENLLKGK from the coding sequence ATGAGCACAGCAGCAAAACCAAAACATATTGGCAGAAACATAAGCCGAATCAGAGAACTTCGAGGTATGAAACAAGAAGCACTTGCCGAAGCAATTGGTTTAAGTCAACAAACTGTTTCCAGCATTGAAGGAAGCGAAGAAGTTGAAACCAAAAAATTGATAGAAATTGCAAAAGTTCTTGGAGTTACGGTTGAAGCAATTGAAAATTTTTCGGAAGAATCTGTTTTTAATTATTTCAATACATATTACGATACAAAAGACAGCGTAATTAATGCTGGTAATTATAATTGTACATTCAATCCACTTGATAAAGTCATTGAACTTTACGAACGTTTGGTTCAGGTTGAAAAAGACAAAAATGAGTATTTAGAAAACTTACTAAAAGGAAAATAA
- the lysA gene encoding diaminopimelate decarboxylase, whose product MQAKDLLQLAEQFGSPLYVYDAEKIQSQYNRLTKAFSKVENLRVNYAMKALSNVAILQLLKNMGSGLDTVSIQEVLLGLHAGYEPEKIFFTPNGVSLEEIEEVAAMGVQINIDNLSILEQFGTKYPQIPVCIRINPHVMAGGNANISVGHIDSKFGISVHQIPHILRIVENTKMSIVGIHMHTGSDILDIEVFLYAAEILFDTAKHFKDLEFLDFGSGFKVPYKKDDIETDIEELGKKLSKRFNAFCTEYGRDLTLIFEPGKFLVSEAGHFLVKVNVVKQTTSTVFAGVDSGFNHLIRPMLYGSSHHIENISNPKGKERFYSVVGYICETDTFANNRRISEITEGDILAFRNAGAYCFSMSSNYNSRYKPAEVLWKDGKGILIRQHETFEDLLKNQIPLPQEVAATV is encoded by the coding sequence ATGCAAGCAAAAGATTTACTGCAGTTAGCAGAACAATTTGGAAGTCCATTATATGTTTATGATGCCGAAAAAATCCAATCTCAGTACAACAGATTAACTAAAGCTTTCTCTAAGGTAGAAAACTTAAGAGTTAATTACGCCATGAAGGCATTGTCAAACGTTGCGATTCTTCAGTTATTAAAGAACATGGGATCTGGATTAGATACTGTATCAATTCAAGAAGTTTTATTGGGACTTCATGCTGGCTATGAACCTGAAAAAATCTTTTTTACACCAAACGGAGTTTCTCTTGAAGAAATCGAGGAAGTTGCTGCAATGGGTGTACAAATCAATATTGACAACTTATCTATTCTGGAGCAATTCGGAACAAAATATCCACAAATTCCGGTATGTATTCGTATCAATCCGCACGTAATGGCGGGAGGAAATGCTAATATTTCGGTGGGACATATCGATAGTAAATTCGGTATTTCTGTTCACCAGATTCCGCATATCTTGAGAATTGTAGAGAACACAAAAATGAGCATCGTGGGAATTCACATGCACACAGGATCTGATATTCTTGATATCGAAGTATTCTTGTATGCTGCTGAAATCTTGTTTGATACCGCAAAACACTTCAAAGACTTAGAGTTTTTAGATTTCGGAAGTGGATTCAAAGTTCCTTACAAAAAAGACGATATCGAAACTGACATCGAAGAATTAGGTAAAAAATTATCAAAAAGATTCAATGCTTTCTGTACAGAATACGGCAGAGATTTAACGTTGATTTTCGAACCAGGAAAATTTTTGGTGAGCGAAGCAGGTCATTTCTTAGTGAAAGTAAACGTAGTAAAACAAACAACATCAACAGTTTTCGCTGGAGTTGACAGTGGTTTCAACCACTTAATTCGTCCAATGTTGTACGGATCTTCACATCATATCGAAAACATTTCTAACCCAAAAGGAAAAGAGCGTTTTTACTCCGTTGTAGGATACATTTGCGAAACAGATACTTTTGCAAATAACCGTAGAATTTCGGAAATTACTGAAGGTGATATTCTTGCTTTCAGAAACGCCGGAGCATATTGTTTCTCAATGTCTTCGAACTACAATTCAAGATACAAACCAGCAGAAGTTTTATGGAAAGACGGAAAAGGAATCTTAATACGTCAACACGAAACATTTGAAGATTTGCTTAAAAATCAAATTCCGTTGCCACAAGAAGTTGCTGCAACAGTTTAA
- a CDS encoding VOC family protein, translated as METKRIWANFGVENLDRTTKFYTDLGFKPNGHNTNNELRSFLFGEDDFIIHFFVKEQFKWAVNGEMADLNIGNEIIFSLSAESKEEVDQWLTVVKKAGGKIFAEPQEYGKGYFFGFSDPDGHKFNFLYWPK; from the coding sequence ATGGAAACGAAAAGAATATGGGCGAATTTTGGTGTAGAAAACTTAGACAGAACAACGAAATTCTATACTGATTTAGGATTTAAACCAAACGGTCATAATACAAACAATGAGTTGCGGAGTTTTCTTTTTGGTGAGGACGACTTTATCATTCATTTTTTTGTAAAAGAGCAATTTAAATGGGCTGTTAATGGCGAAATGGCAGATTTAAATATTGGAAATGAAATTATATTTTCGCTTTCCGCCGAAAGCAAAGAAGAAGTTGACCAATGGCTTACGGTTGTTAAAAAAGCCGGAGGAAAGATTTTTGCCGAACCTCAAGAATATGGAAAAGGATATTTCTTTGGATTTTCTGATCCGGATGGTCATAAGTTTAATTTTCTGTATTGGCCAAAATAG
- a CDS encoding glutamate synthase subunit beta: protein MGKIGGFKEYSRADESNLAVAERVSNYNEFTIPLAKDKIKEQGSRCMDCGIPFCHSSCPLGNLIPDFNDMVHQEEWQSALEILQSTNNFPEFTGRLCPAPCEKSCVLGIIKEPVAIENIEKNIIERGFAEGWIKPQAPKTRTGKTVAVIGSGPAGLAAAQQLNRAGHTVTVFERDNAIGGLLRYGIPNFKLEKGIIDRRVAILEAEGITFKVNVNVGVNFSVDELNAFDSIVLCGGATERRSLPTKGIESKGVVQAMDFLTQQTKVLYGESIPDQVKATGKDVIVIGGGDTGSDCVGTSNRHGAKSVTNFEILPKPPVGRSETTPWPFWPLQLKTSSSHEEGCDRNWLINTKEFLSNEKGELVGLKTVEVQWKMTPGQRPELIEKEGSEKIWPCDLALLALGFTGPEKTLSEQLGLEIDMRSNYKAKNYQTNVPHIFTAGDMRRGQSLIVWAISEGREAAREVDLFLMGYTNLPTKGNGDLPSL from the coding sequence ATGGGTAAAATAGGCGGATTTAAAGAATATAGCAGAGCTGACGAAAGTAATTTAGCAGTAGCAGAACGTGTTTCGAACTACAACGAATTTACAATTCCGTTAGCAAAAGATAAAATAAAAGAACAAGGTTCAAGATGTATGGATTGTGGTATTCCTTTTTGCCACAGTTCTTGTCCATTAGGAAATTTAATTCCTGATTTCAACGACATGGTGCATCAGGAAGAATGGCAAAGTGCATTAGAGATTTTACAATCTACTAATAACTTTCCGGAATTTACTGGTCGCTTATGCCCTGCTCCATGTGAGAAATCATGTGTATTAGGAATCATCAAAGAACCAGTTGCAATCGAAAACATCGAGAAAAACATCATCGAAAGAGGTTTTGCAGAAGGTTGGATTAAACCACAAGCTCCAAAAACTAGAACAGGAAAAACCGTTGCCGTTATTGGTTCTGGTCCTGCAGGTTTGGCAGCGGCTCAACAATTAAACAGAGCTGGTCACACGGTAACTGTTTTTGAAAGAGACAATGCAATTGGAGGTTTATTACGTTACGGAATTCCAAATTTCAAACTAGAGAAAGGAATTATCGACAGACGTGTAGCAATTCTTGAAGCTGAAGGAATCACTTTTAAAGTGAATGTAAACGTTGGAGTAAACTTTAGCGTAGACGAATTAAATGCTTTTGATTCTATCGTATTGTGCGGTGGAGCAACTGAAAGAAGAAGTTTGCCAACTAAAGGAATCGAAAGCAAAGGCGTTGTTCAGGCAATGGATTTCTTAACGCAACAAACTAAAGTTTTATACGGAGAATCAATTCCGGATCAGGTTAAAGCAACTGGAAAAGACGTAATCGTAATTGGTGGTGGAGATACAGGTTCTGACTGCGTTGGAACATCTAACAGGCACGGAGCAAAATCGGTAACGAATTTCGAAATTTTACCAAAACCTCCAGTTGGAAGAAGTGAAACAACTCCTTGGCCTTTCTGGCCGTTGCAGTTAAAAACTTCCTCTTCTCACGAAGAAGGTTGCGACAGAAACTGGTTAATCAACACTAAAGAATTCTTATCTAACGAAAAAGGAGAATTAGTAGGTTTAAAAACTGTTGAAGTACAATGGAAAATGACTCCTGGTCAACGTCCTGAATTAATCGAAAAAGAAGGTTCTGAGAAAATCTGGCCTTGCGATTTAGCTTTATTGGCTTTAGGATTTACAGGTCCTGAAAAAACTTTAAGCGAGCAATTGGGTCTTGAAATTGATATGAGAAGCAACTATAAAGCTAAAAACTATCAAACGAATGTTCCTCATATTTTCACTGCAGGAGATATGCGAAGAGGACAATCGTTAATTGTATGGGCTATTTCAGAAGGTCGCGAAGCAGCAAGAGAGGTAGATTTATTCTTAATGGGATATACCAACTTGCCAACCAAAGGAAACGGAGATTTACCAAGTCTTTAA
- a CDS encoding tetratricopeptide repeat protein: MKQLASILILLFLSCHFLNAQKIKQKQAFVKSSGPIEGKNIMDFEINATIDSTIISKETYSIIKEILPLVEKEQHKEALNLVNAIDQKDLETNQLLVVKAILEMKLDELSNSYNSFSKYIPLAKNDSIRSSVYYSLGMIDIKRHLQISASHNFEKSLELDNRNLSTIIALEQLNFAKKDFDKAIFYCEKALKINPNLNNVWNNLGFIYQQKENHKEAQKIFSKIIKDEPEDPLPYNNRSYSNLKLGFTKQAMEDVNKSLKLFPENSYAYRNRALIYLNLKDAKKACLDIETAFKLGYREKYGSDLDLIQSENCKN, translated from the coding sequence ATGAAACAACTAGCTTCTATTTTAATACTACTTTTTCTTAGCTGTCATTTTTTAAATGCTCAGAAAATAAAACAAAAACAAGCGTTTGTAAAAAGTTCAGGTCCTATAGAAGGCAAAAACATTATGGACTTTGAAATTAATGCTACTATTGATAGCACTATTATCTCTAAAGAAACTTATTCGATTATAAAAGAAATCTTGCCTTTAGTCGAAAAAGAACAACATAAGGAAGCCTTAAATTTAGTAAACGCAATTGACCAAAAAGATTTAGAAACAAACCAGTTATTAGTAGTAAAAGCTATACTTGAAATGAAATTAGACGAATTATCAAATTCCTATAATTCTTTTTCGAAATACATTCCACTGGCAAAAAACGATTCCATTAGAAGTTCGGTTTATTATTCATTAGGAATGATTGATATTAAAAGACATTTACAAATTAGCGCTTCTCATAATTTCGAAAAATCATTAGAATTAGACAATAGAAATCTTTCTACAATTATCGCTTTAGAACAATTAAATTTTGCAAAAAAAGATTTTGACAAAGCCATATTCTATTGCGAAAAAGCCCTTAAAATAAATCCCAATTTAAATAATGTTTGGAATAATCTGGGTTTTATATATCAACAAAAAGAAAATCATAAAGAGGCTCAAAAAATATTCAGCAAAATTATAAAAGATGAGCCTGAAGATCCTTTACCGTACAACAATCGAAGTTATTCGAACCTAAAACTGGGCTTTACAAAACAAGCTATGGAAGACGTCAATAAATCGCTAAAACTTTTTCCTGAAAACTCATACGCCTATAGAAACAGAGCTTTGATATATTTAAATTTAAAAGATGCTAAAAAAGCCTGTCTAGATATTGAAACAGCTTTTAAATTAGGATACCGCGAAAAATATGGTTCTGATTTGGATTTAATTCAATCTGAGAATTGTAAAAATTAA
- a CDS encoding alpha-ketoglutarate-dependent dioxygenase AlkB — translation MEGITFVENFIENPNDLFENLKVNIKWDERMTARKTASFGKAYNYSQIEYPYQEFLPELKEINQQISNVIGFEPNNCLINYYLDGKSKMGYHSDQIDILEPETGVAIISVGAVRTLKFRNILNPELFESFELTAGSLIYMTQEVQKIWQHSIPQSNTEAGRISITLRKIV, via the coding sequence GTGGAAGGAATTACATTTGTCGAAAATTTTATCGAAAATCCAAACGACCTATTTGAAAATTTAAAAGTAAATATAAAATGGGACGAAAGAATGACTGCCCGAAAAACAGCAAGTTTCGGAAAAGCATATAACTACTCTCAAATCGAATATCCATATCAGGAATTCTTGCCCGAACTAAAAGAAATTAATCAGCAAATTTCTAACGTAATTGGTTTTGAACCCAACAATTGCCTTATAAACTATTACTTAGACGGAAAATCAAAAATGGGTTATCATTCCGATCAAATCGATATTTTAGAACCAGAAACCGGAGTAGCGATTATTTCAGTTGGAGCCGTTCGAACTCTCAAATTTAGAAATATATTAAATCCCGAGTTGTTTGAAAGTTTTGAATTAACAGCAGGAAGTCTAATTTATATGACGCAAGAAGTTCAAAAAATTTGGCAACACTCAATTCCACAATCAAATACAGAAGCGGGAAGAATTAGTATAACACTTAGAAAAATTGTGTAA
- a CDS encoding DinB family protein produces the protein MNRQGAVGALLDIYEQTISDLKNVIKDISDDVLTKILDEKTTNEDCRSIQTILTHVVSSGYSYATSIHNYKENNVERPEKILRLTIAEYLNDLTDVFAFTENVFKEIKDDELEQPVNSLKMQTSWGQCYDIEQITEHAIVHILRHKRQIERMKRDKL, from the coding sequence ATGAACAGACAAGGCGCAGTTGGAGCATTGCTTGACATATATGAGCAGACAATTTCAGATCTTAAGAATGTTATTAAAGATATTTCTGATGATGTTTTAACAAAGATCTTAGACGAAAAAACAACAAACGAAGATTGCAGATCCATTCAAACAATTCTAACTCACGTTGTAAGTTCCGGTTATAGCTATGCCACAAGCATTCATAACTATAAAGAAAATAATGTTGAACGACCTGAAAAGATTCTTCGTTTGACTATTGCCGAATATTTAAACGACTTAACGGATGTTTTTGCCTTTACAGAAAATGTTTTCAAAGAAATTAAAGATGATGAATTAGAACAACCTGTCAATTCTTTAAAAATGCAAACTAGTTGGGGACAATGCTACGATATTGAACAAATTACAGAACACGCCATTGTTCATATCCTTCGACACAAACGACAAATAGAAAGAATGAAACGCGATAAATTGTAG